A genomic stretch from Aedes albopictus strain Foshan chromosome 2, AalbF5, whole genome shotgun sequence includes:
- the LOC109411137 gene encoding elongation of very long chain fatty acids protein 7: MDYLQQMNLTDFTLYDLINVKGVEDTIDKYPLMASPVPSSILIAIYLYVIYKWGPSYMENRKPFNLKLIIAAYNIFQVMACSYLVLNYIKVGFKFSFIGRCTPKLPVEEYEYGYDAVYYGWLAMCLRMVEFVETIFFVLRKKQNQVSALHVYHHISTFLIVWWSLKLSLSYQEMSIMVLNSIVHIIMYSYYLLSSYKVFHPLTRRVKPAITIIQLAQLVTMLVHVYAALQPTCAANKFIYKLHAVNLVILISLFSNFYIQTYIKKSRKVKQS, from the exons aGGACACTATCGACAAATACCCACTGATGGCTTCACCGGTACCGAGCTCCATACTAATCGCGATCTATCTGTATGTTATCTACAAATGGGGTCCGAG CTATATGGAGAATCGCAAGCCGTTCAATTTAAAGCTGATCATAGCTGCCTATAATATCTTCCAAGTGATGGCGTGTTCTTATTTGGTGTTGAAC TACATTAAGGTTGGATTTAAATTCAGCTTCATCGGAAGATGCACGCCAAAACTGCCAGTCGAGGAATACGAATACGGTTACGATGCGGTGTATTATGGCTGGCTGGCGATGTGCCTCCGGATGGTGGAGTTTGTCGAGACCATCTTCTTTGTTCTCCGAAAGAAGCAGAATCAGGTGTCGGCGCTGCACGTCTATCATCACATCAGCACCTTCCTGATCGTGTGGTGGAGTCTTAAGCTCAGTTTGT CCTATCAGGAAATGTCCATTATGGTGCTCAACTCGATCGTGCATATCATCATGTACTCGTACTATTTGCTGTCCTCGTACAAGGTGTTCCATCCGCTGACGCGACGTGTGAAACCGGCCATCACCATCATCCAGCTGGCCCAGCTAGTGACGATGCTGGTCCACGTGTACGCCGCCCTACAGCCAACCTGCGCCGCCAACAAGTTCATTTACAAACTGCACGCCGTCAATCTCGTCATCCTGATCAGTCTGTTCAGCAACTTCTACATACAGACCTACATCAAGAAGAGCCGCAAAGTCAAACAAAGCTAA